One segment of Scomber scombrus chromosome 3, fScoSco1.1, whole genome shotgun sequence DNA contains the following:
- the LOC133977339 gene encoding glycerol-3-phosphate dehydrogenase [NAD(+)], cytoplasmic-like, whose protein sequence is MMAAPKKICVIGSGNWGSAIAKIVGANAAKYDKFDTKVNMWVFEETVNGRKLTEIINTDHENVKYLPGHKLPPNVVAVPDLAESVKGADILIFVVPHQFIMRVCDTIKDHIKKDTIGMSLIKGVDAGPEGLKLISEVIRGKLGITMTVLMGANIANEVADEKFCETTIGCKVKGPGPMLKELMQTTNFRVTVVEESDVVEICGALKNIVAVGAGFCDGLGFGDNTKAAVIRLGLMEMIAFAKIFCTDCPVSPSTFLESCGVADLITTCYGGRNRKIGEAFAKTGKTIEQLENEMLNGQKLQGPATATEVHDILKQKKMVEKFPLFTAVYHICFKSHPVKEFINCLQNHPEHM, encoded by the exons ATGATGGCAGCACCGAAGAAAATCTGTGTCATTGGCTCTGGTAACTG GGGCTCTGCCATTGCCAAGATTGTTGGGGCCAATGCAGCCAAATATGACAAGTTTGACACAAAGGTGAACATGTGGGTGTTTGAGGAGACAGTGAACGGCCGTAAACTCACAGAAATCATCAACACAGACCACGAAAATGTTAAATACCTGCCCGGTCACAAGCTGCCCCCCAATGTG GTGGCTGTTCCAGACTTGGCTGAGTCTGTCAAGGGGGCCGACATCCTGATCTTTGTGGTCCCCCACCAGTTCATTATGAGAGTGTGTGACACCATCAAAGACCACATCAAGAAGGACACCATTGGGATGTCTCTCATCAAG GGTGTCGACGCAGGTCCCGAGGGTCTGAAGCTGATCTCTGAGGTCATCCGAGGGAAGCTGGGCATCACCATGACAGTCCTCATGGGAGCAAACATCGCCAACGAGGTTGCTGACGAGAAGTTCTGTGAAACAACCATTG GCTGCAAAGTTAAAGGACCCGGACCCATGTTGAAGGAATTGATGCAGACCACCAACTTCCGTGTGACTGTGGTGGAGGAGTCTGATGTTGTGGAGATCTGTGGGGCTCTCAAG AACATTGTCGCAGTGGGAGCAGGTTTCTGTGATGGTCTGGGATTCGGCGACAACACTAAGGCTGCAGTGATTCGTCTCGGCCTGATGGAGATGATTGCCTTCGCTAAGATCTTCTGCACAGATTGCCCCGTCTCCCCCTCCACGTTCCTGGAGAGCTGCGGTGTCGCTGACCTCATCACAACCTGCTACGGAGGACGCAACCGCAAGATTGGAGAAGCTTTTGCCAAAACAGGCAAA ACCATTGAGCAGTTGGAGAATGAGATGCTGAACGGTCAGAAGCTTCAAGGTCCAGCAACTGCGACTGAGGTCCACGACATcttgaaacagaaaaagatggTGGAAAA GTTTCCTCTTTTCACTGCTGTTTACCACATCTGCTTCAAAAGCCATCCAGTCAAAGAGTTCATCAATTGTTTGCAGAATCACCCAGAGCACATGTAA